Part of the Neoarius graeffei isolate fNeoGra1 chromosome 15, fNeoGra1.pri, whole genome shotgun sequence genome is shown below.
AAATGGAGGGTCAAAGGTTGCCTTCGTCCAGCATTTTGTTCACTCCATCACAGATCCTCTGCAGGTGGGCACGGTAGACCTCAGAGGGGCTGTAGAGTGCAGCCAGGAAGTCACAGTCGGAGAAGTGGTTGAAGACATGGTTGACACGGGCATGTGATTTGGCTGTGAGGTGCCTGTTGATAGCCTGGTGCAGCAGCTCACGGCAGTCGTTCAGGAGGCTGCTCATGACACGCCGGTCAAAGGTAAAGTCAATCTGGTGGAAACTGACTGCGGTCATGGCCAGCGTGTGCACCTTCTTTCGGAAGCGCTCGATGAGCAGAAGCTCCTCCCCACTGAACTGCCCGTTGCGGTACAGCACGCCCAATTTGACCACCATCTTGATGAGGTTCTTAATTATCTTCTGTGCTTCCTTGCGGTTGCGCGTGTACTCCTTGGTAGCACGGTACAGCTCATCCAGCACCTCGCTGCTCGTGTCATCAATGAAAAGGTTGGCCACTGTCTTGTTAGCCATCTTGCTCATGAGCTTCTTCTGGGCTTGCAGGGCCAGGTTTTTTGTGCTGAAGGAGTCCATGTTTTCTGGAAATAGTACAAAATAAGACATGATTATCCAGCAGGGGTGTGGGGGTGGTGAAGAGATTGGAGTGGGACAAACTGCGCTAACATTTTTCAAACAATGCTTATGCATCCAAATTACTATAGCAGATGTTTACCCAGAATAACCTGTGTGAAAGCATATGGAAACATTAGTACACATATCCCCATAGCAACATGTTCAGCATCACAACTTATACACACGGCTTTCAACGATTTCTTTGAACcgctctttttctgtggcagaatgattgtacaacatacagtaccagtcaaaatccAGACGACACACGTACTccagtttttctgtattttgacttttctacattgtcgaacaatactgaagacatgaaaACACATGGAATTATGGGGTAAattaaaaagtttcatattttagcttcttcaaagtagccagcatttaccttgacacATTGCACACTACTCGCAGTATCTTAACcaccttcatgaggtagtcacctggaatgactttcaattaacagatgtgtctcGTCAAaggttagtgcaatttcttgcctttttaaagcatttgagatcaaacagtaaaaaaataaattaataataataataataataataagccctattccacaactgtagtcatccatgTGTCAAAAAccactcaagtaagtaaagagaaacaacagtccattactttaagacacaaaagcatcttttaattaataaaaaagaaaaaaacattgcatTACAAAAAGGACCTGACTGGTACTAtgtaccccaaaaaaaaaaacccagcccttTTTTTTGGGTTCACTtctatctgcactttcagccatccGTGTTAGATCTTGAAACGTTTCCCCGTGGATATGGTGCTCCCTCTGCCAACGTTTGTTCGTTTTGAGTTTGCCGCCTATGAGGCAGTTTGAGTAGCGTCGTCATATCACCATCATTTATGTCACCACCAGCTACACCACAACGAATCAACAAATCTGATTGTTCCGATCCCCATTGGAGACAAAAGATTTCCGTAAAATATTACTAGGTTGACAGGGGGTAGGTTATTGTTTCTACTTTGCCATTTTACTCCCATTCCCACAGGACCACATTACAGCATAATAACAGAAACTTTATGGTTTTCACTGAGAGTGGGATTGGGATATTATTGAGACTGACCCTACAGATGAAAAACACCTGAGTATTTGCAAAGGATTATGGATCCATTATAGATTCCAGCCTTCTATAACTCAGAGACTGGCAGGGGTGGGGGGTTAAATAATGACaagatactcatctcatctcattatctctagccgctttatcctgttctacagggtcacaggcaagctggagcctatcccagctgactatgggcgaaaggcggggtacacccttgacaagtcgccaggtcatcacagggctgacacatagacacagacaaccattcacactcacattcacacctacggtcaatttagagtcaccagttaacctaacctgcatgtctttggactgtgggggaaaccggagcacccggaggaaacccacgcggacacggggagaacatgcaaactccacacagaaaggcccttgccggccccggggctcgaacccaggaccttcttgctgtgaggcgacagcgctaaccactacaccaccgtgccgccatgacaaGATACTGTGTTTGCattaaacaaacttttttttttaaatctcttcttAATCCATACTGCTCACATACACACAAACTTGCCACCAAGACAGACTGAATACATCTATTCTGGAGAGCCATGTCACTGGTGTCATTTAATTTTCTGAGGAGTTGGATGGATATTGATTTGCTCTCCACTCAATATCCTGCCAAACGGAAAACATGCTGGTGCACATTCCagttctgtctgtgtctctctctgatcTCCAACAATTTTTGCACAACAAAGCCACTATCTTCTTTATAGAGCTTTATACTAGAGCTTCTGCGCCCTACAAATACGTACCATTAGATATGATGAAATCTTTTAAACCAAACCCAGCATCCATAGCATTTATTCTCTCTCATTACAATCACAGACTTGTCAAGAGACacagaggaggagaaggagagggaagaaaaaataaaatcccCATCACCTTTGTGTACTTTGTGTCAAAAGCTGAAAGAGGGCTCCTGCATGTTGATCACAGTGAGGCCATGAAAACCATTCCAGACTTAGTCATTGCATAGTActtcaaaataaattaaaactgtaTGAGAACTGAACTGTAATTTCAGAGTCAGAAAGTCTTCACTTTCCAAAACTGTGTCTAATGGAAATTACACATTTCAAAAGAGTTTAGCATATGGCCAAAACAACATTTATTTTGCTCAAGCTAAACCTCAAGAAGACACGACTCGCTAGCAAAACAATAAGAGGATTTGATGTGCATCCAAAAATTGATTTCTGAACTGGATAAGAGGAAAAATTTTCCCCCTTCTCAAATGTAGTGAATCAGACAAGGCATGTTTACTGTGTGACcttttcttctttaggtttttttccaCCGACGCATTCTGTAGATTTCATATCTAAAAATCACTACGCACTCGcctcagaaaaaacat
Proteins encoded:
- the tnfaip8l1 gene encoding tumor necrosis factor alpha-induced protein 8-like protein 1 isoform X2; the protein is MDSFSTKNLALQAQKKLMSKMANKTVANLFIDDTSSEVLDELYRATKEYTRNRKEAQKIIKNLIKMVVKLGVLYRNGQFSGEELLLIERFRKKVHTLAMTAVSFHQIDFTFDRRVMSSLLNDCRELLHQAINRHLTAKSHARVNHVFNHFSDCDFLAALYSPSEVYRAHLQRICDGVNKMLDEGNL
- the tnfaip8l1 gene encoding tumor necrosis factor alpha-induced protein 8-like protein 1 isoform X1, whose product is MLFIIEMAALHFHEENMDSFSTKNLALQAQKKLMSKMANKTVANLFIDDTSSEVLDELYRATKEYTRNRKEAQKIIKNLIKMVVKLGVLYRNGQFSGEELLLIERFRKKVHTLAMTAVSFHQIDFTFDRRVMSSLLNDCRELLHQAINRHLTAKSHARVNHVFNHFSDCDFLAALYSPSEVYRAHLQRICDGVNKMLDEGNL